Proteins encoded together in one Planctomyces sp. SH-PL14 window:
- a CDS encoding PQQ-binding-like beta-propeller repeat protein, with protein MRRTLALTLLLWALASTATAGDWPQILGPNRTGIAAGDEKLLPEWRRDPAIVWKRPVGTGYAGPVVAGERLILFHRINTDEVVECLNARTGQPLWKQSYGTTFRPQVGGGDGPLCTPTIVGDKVVTFGAQGVLSCYDLARGTPLWQRETHREFAAQEGYFGAGSTPIVVEEMVVVNVGGTRKNSGLVGFSLATGETKWQQTTEQGSYSAPTVVSLEGSPRVIAVTRLKCVGLDPATGAQWFDFRFGARGPTVNGASPILLPSGELFVTSSYGVGSTLGHLSPLGCEPVYSGDEILATQYATPIAWQKVLFAIDGRDDIPPSDLKCVDPIKRKTLWSTQGFGYGTLLLADNKLLALKTDGELVMVEANAERYLELGRTRLFDTTTRALPALSRGLLFARDEQTLKCVNLK; from the coding sequence ATGAGAAGGACTCTTGCACTCACGCTTCTTCTCTGGGCCCTCGCCTCGACGGCAACCGCCGGAGACTGGCCACAAATCCTCGGCCCCAACCGCACCGGCATCGCCGCCGGCGACGAAAAACTCCTCCCCGAATGGCGCCGCGATCCCGCCATCGTCTGGAAACGCCCCGTCGGCACCGGATACGCCGGCCCCGTCGTCGCCGGAGAACGCCTCATCCTCTTTCACCGCATCAACACCGACGAGGTCGTCGAATGCCTCAACGCCCGGACCGGACAACCCCTCTGGAAACAGTCCTACGGCACCACCTTCCGCCCCCAGGTCGGCGGCGGTGACGGGCCCCTCTGCACACCCACCATCGTCGGCGATAAGGTCGTCACCTTCGGAGCCCAGGGAGTCCTCTCCTGCTATGACCTCGCCCGCGGCACCCCGCTCTGGCAACGCGAGACCCACCGCGAGTTCGCCGCCCAGGAAGGCTACTTCGGAGCCGGCAGCACCCCGATCGTCGTCGAAGAGATGGTCGTGGTGAACGTCGGCGGAACGCGGAAGAACTCCGGACTCGTCGGCTTCTCGCTTGCCACCGGGGAAACGAAGTGGCAGCAGACCACCGAACAGGGGAGCTACTCTGCCCCGACCGTCGTTTCGCTCGAAGGATCGCCGCGGGTCATCGCCGTCACGCGGCTCAAATGCGTCGGCCTCGACCCCGCAACAGGCGCCCAGTGGTTCGACTTCCGCTTCGGCGCCCGCGGCCCAACCGTCAACGGGGCGTCCCCGATCCTGCTGCCCAGCGGCGAGCTGTTCGTCACCTCGAGCTACGGCGTCGGCTCTACGCTGGGCCACCTCAGCCCGCTCGGGTGCGAGCCGGTCTACTCCGGGGACGAGATCCTGGCGACCCAGTACGCCACGCCCATCGCCTGGCAGAAAGTCCTGTTCGCCATCGACGGCCGGGACGACATCCCCCCCTCCGACCTCAAGTGCGTCGACCCGATCAAACGGAAGACGCTCTGGAGCACGCAAGGCTTCGGCTACGGCACGCTCCTCCTCGCAGACAACAAGCTCCTGGCCCTCAAGACCGATGGCGAGCTCGTGATGGTTGAGGCCAACGCGGAACGGTACCTGGAACTGGGCCGGACCCGGCTCTTCGATACCACCACCCGGGCCCTCCCGGCCCTCTCGCGGGGACTGCTGTTTGCCCGGGATGAACAGACCCTCAAGTGTGTGAACCTGAAGTAG
- a CDS encoding adenylate/guanylate cyclase domain-containing protein, with the protein MKFRFRTTQLTLFLAVLLPVVAALGLAGYWAVRFTGEDLGHQLLLQTSFRVDEEIERVLNEAVEEVRLTRALIESGTHAGGNAAALVPFWSQVLGVRDELTGLFLAREADGSCVGVSRLNNSLGVWQLDVEEGRQRLREFEIKDFPQTPYQVQENASYDIRRRPWYALTKSLDGPAWADCYLFLGLKGNESEMGVTYAEPIRDAEGQLTGVVSADFSVRQLSGFLKTLRVGQSGYAFVVELRDDGSRAVIAHPDHAKLTRLTPDGVPSLIPVEESPDQLVVHAIREAGPGVGSPGLGTSLRFEENGVRHVGLARRIKGAGFPPWQIVIVLPEKDVFAHVDEITAISAILAVGSVAIVVLFGIYLSTQIARPLEQLAAETEAVGRFDLAERPLPQSVVLEVDRLSNATGDMKTSLRSFRKFVPADVVRSLVASRQEAAFGGEKRCVTTLFSDIVSFTSVAEGMSPEELVGHLREYLSVVSDGVALEEGTVDKFIGDAVMAIWGAPVAMENHALAACRAALVVEAALAEHRPEWQRRGLPEFRARYGINTGDVVVGNIGSDTRLSYTAIGDAVNLASRLEGLNKEYGTTILLSESTRTMAGNHIIARPLDWVSVKGKSVATPIYELLGLSNAPPHNAIELAGEFESVLDLYRARKFAEAIQRGVELLKRHPGDPPTLRLQSRCEELLKHPPAADWDGTFHALTK; encoded by the coding sequence ATGAAGTTCCGGTTCCGGACGACTCAGCTCACGCTCTTCCTGGCGGTCCTGCTGCCGGTCGTGGCGGCGCTTGGACTGGCGGGCTACTGGGCGGTCCGGTTCACTGGCGAAGACCTCGGCCATCAGCTCCTCCTACAGACCTCGTTCCGGGTCGACGAAGAAATCGAGCGGGTCCTCAACGAAGCGGTCGAAGAGGTCCGCCTGACGCGGGCGCTCATCGAGTCCGGCACGCACGCCGGCGGCAACGCGGCGGCGCTCGTTCCGTTCTGGTCCCAGGTGCTGGGCGTCCGCGACGAGCTGACCGGACTGTTCCTCGCCCGGGAGGCGGACGGGTCGTGCGTCGGAGTCTCGCGGCTCAACAACTCGCTCGGCGTCTGGCAGCTCGACGTCGAGGAAGGTCGCCAGCGGCTGCGGGAATTCGAGATCAAGGACTTTCCGCAGACCCCCTATCAGGTCCAGGAGAACGCCTCCTATGACATCCGCCGCCGCCCCTGGTACGCGCTGACGAAGAGCCTGGATGGTCCCGCCTGGGCCGACTGCTACCTCTTCCTCGGGCTCAAGGGGAACGAAAGCGAGATGGGGGTCACCTACGCGGAGCCGATCCGCGATGCCGAAGGGCAGCTCACCGGCGTCGTCTCGGCCGACTTCTCGGTCCGGCAGCTCAGCGGATTTCTCAAGACGCTGCGGGTGGGGCAGTCCGGGTATGCCTTTGTCGTCGAGCTGCGGGACGACGGATCGCGGGCCGTCATCGCCCACCCGGACCACGCCAAGCTGACACGCCTGACTCCCGACGGCGTCCCGTCGCTGATTCCCGTCGAAGAGTCCCCCGATCAGCTGGTCGTCCATGCCATCCGGGAGGCCGGTCCAGGGGTCGGGTCGCCGGGCCTCGGGACCTCGCTGCGGTTCGAGGAGAACGGAGTCCGGCACGTCGGCCTGGCGCGGCGGATCAAGGGGGCCGGCTTTCCCCCGTGGCAGATCGTGATCGTCCTGCCGGAGAAAGATGTCTTTGCCCACGTCGACGAGATCACGGCCATCAGCGCGATCCTGGCGGTCGGGAGCGTGGCGATCGTGGTCCTGTTCGGAATCTATCTTTCGACGCAGATCGCCCGTCCGCTGGAACAGCTCGCCGCCGAGACCGAGGCGGTCGGTCGGTTCGACCTGGCGGAACGACCGCTCCCGCAATCCGTGGTGCTGGAGGTCGACCGGCTGTCGAACGCGACCGGCGACATGAAGACGAGCCTCCGGTCCTTCCGGAAGTTCGTTCCGGCCGATGTCGTGCGGAGCCTTGTCGCCTCGCGGCAGGAGGCGGCCTTCGGCGGTGAGAAGCGGTGCGTTACCACTCTCTTCAGCGACATCGTCAGCTTCACGAGCGTCGCCGAGGGGATGTCGCCCGAGGAACTCGTCGGCCACCTGCGGGAGTACCTGTCGGTCGTCAGCGACGGCGTCGCGCTGGAGGAGGGGACGGTCGACAAGTTCATCGGCGATGCCGTGATGGCGATCTGGGGCGCGCCGGTCGCGATGGAAAACCACGCCCTGGCCGCCTGCCGGGCGGCGCTTGTGGTCGAAGCGGCGCTTGCGGAGCATCGGCCCGAGTGGCAGCGCCGCGGTCTGCCGGAGTTCCGGGCCCGCTACGGGATCAACACCGGCGATGTCGTCGTCGGGAACATCGGCAGCGACACGAGGCTGAGTTACACGGCGATCGGCGACGCGGTGAACCTGGCGAGCCGACTCGAAGGCCTCAACAAGGAGTACGGGACGACGATCCTTCTCTCGGAGTCGACGCGGACGATGGCGGGGAACCACATCATCGCCCGGCCGCTCGACTGGGTCTCGGTAAAGGGGAAGAGCGTCGCGACGCCGATCTATGAGCTGCTCGGCCTGTCGAATGCGCCGCCTCACAATGCGATCGAGCTGGCTGGAGAGTTTGAGAGCGTTCTCGACCTGTACCGCGCCCGAAAGTTCGCGGAGGCGATTCAGCGCGGGGTGGAACTGCTGAAGCGTCATCCCGGCGACCCTCCAACGCTTCGGTTGCAAAGTCGATGTGAAGAATTGCTGAAGCATCCCCCCGCGGCGGACTGGGATGGGACGTTTCATGCCCTCACGAAGTGA
- a CDS encoding ATP-binding protein translates to MQVSIRKRLGVLLGLTIVMLAVFSVTGTLSVRCMRRLVAELDASIRSAPHRETLLASIGSFTSLLVSFPEEGGDERLTEWANVHAAELNRRVDELRLESDRFRSRVKETVVRQNLSSVEEAALAGYLQEIEKKVRYIGEAIPYLSEAGKQREQLRWLFQLTSKLTELVSKADDPSAKLIPKLEEAKEDYQFQIWVVIGTAVVGAGVTAWMFYAMRRWIMQPIRQLKNGAQIVARGDYQYRLCLRTGDELAELADTFNTMTARFQAEVANRDKLVREQTQQLLQSERLAGVGFLASGVAHEINNPLSAITACTGIIHDRFQSPPAEWSATDIAECKEYLELIHQESQRCQAITRKMLDFAHGSNDERNLYDVTAIVQDVVSMVKHLGEFHDRKITINRTTPCEAWINGQEIKQVILNLVANALQATGAKGTVQIQIHEHPEQIEIDVVDDGCGMTPEIIQHIFDPFFTTKDVGKGTGMGLSISRKLLQSHGGTLDATSEGLGKGSTFHIRMPIRPAASHARAA, encoded by the coding sequence GTGCAGGTTTCGATTCGCAAGCGGCTCGGCGTTTTGCTGGGGCTGACGATCGTGATGCTCGCTGTCTTCAGCGTCACGGGGACCCTCAGCGTCCGATGCATGCGGCGACTCGTCGCCGAACTCGACGCCAGCATCCGCTCCGCACCCCACCGCGAGACCCTCCTCGCGTCGATCGGCTCCTTCACCAGCCTGCTCGTCAGCTTCCCCGAAGAAGGAGGCGACGAGCGACTCACCGAGTGGGCCAACGTGCACGCCGCGGAACTCAACCGCCGCGTCGACGAGCTGCGACTGGAGTCCGACCGCTTCCGCTCCCGCGTCAAGGAAACCGTCGTCCGCCAGAACCTCTCCAGCGTCGAAGAGGCCGCGCTCGCCGGATATCTCCAGGAGATCGAAAAGAAGGTCCGTTACATCGGCGAAGCGATTCCCTATCTCAGCGAGGCGGGCAAGCAGAGAGAACAGCTCCGCTGGCTGTTCCAGCTCACGTCCAAGCTCACGGAACTGGTGAGCAAGGCGGACGACCCTTCCGCCAAGCTCATTCCCAAGCTCGAAGAGGCCAAGGAAGACTACCAGTTCCAGATCTGGGTCGTGATCGGCACGGCCGTCGTCGGCGCCGGCGTCACCGCCTGGATGTTCTACGCCATGCGGCGTTGGATCATGCAGCCGATCCGCCAGCTCAAAAACGGGGCCCAGATCGTCGCCCGCGGCGACTACCAGTACCGCCTCTGCCTGCGCACGGGGGACGAACTCGCCGAACTGGCCGACACCTTCAACACCATGACCGCCCGCTTCCAGGCGGAAGTCGCCAACCGCGACAAGCTCGTCCGCGAACAGACGCAGCAGCTCCTCCAGTCGGAGCGGCTGGCGGGCGTCGGCTTCCTGGCCTCTGGCGTCGCCCATGAAATCAACAACCCGCTGAGCGCCATTACGGCCTGCACGGGGATCATCCACGACCGCTTCCAGAGTCCTCCGGCGGAGTGGTCCGCGACCGACATCGCCGAGTGCAAGGAGTACCTGGAGCTGATCCACCAGGAGTCGCAGCGGTGCCAGGCGATCACGCGGAAGATGCTCGACTTCGCCCACGGCAGCAACGATGAGCGGAACCTCTACGATGTCACCGCCATCGTGCAGGACGTCGTCAGCATGGTGAAGCATCTGGGCGAGTTCCACGACCGCAAGATCACGATCAACCGCACGACCCCCTGTGAAGCCTGGATCAACGGCCAGGAGATCAAGCAGGTGATCCTGAACCTCGTGGCGAACGCCCTCCAGGCGACCGGCGCGAAGGGGACGGTCCAGATCCAGATCCACGAACATCCCGAGCAGATCGAGATCGACGTCGTCGACGACGGCTGCGGGATGACGCCGGAGATCATTCAGCACATTTTTGACCCCTTCTTCACGACGAAGGACGTCGGCAAGGGGACCGGGATGGGGCTTTCGATCAGCCGCAAGCTCCTCCAGTCGCATGGCGGGACGCTCGACGCGACGAGCGAGGGACTGGGCAAGGGAAGCACGTTCCACATCCGGATGCCGATCCGTCCTGCGGCGAGCCACGCCCGGGCGGCGTGA
- a CDS encoding Bax inhibitor-1 family protein → MNLSTEHWEQEDVFAADAALSERVSFIQKTYLHVFGATALFAGMLWVFVSTPEISTPIARLFFGGGWWAILIGFMAISWVAQSMARRQTNVGLQYCGLGLYAIAEAVFFTPLMMYITMMRNGGEVLTQAVALTITIFGGLTIVVFLTKTDFSFLRGILTVAMWAAIGVMVLSIFTPITLGTWFVVAMIVLMSGFILYETSDVMRTFPTNMHVAAALMLFSSLTTLFWYVLRLTAIMNSDD, encoded by the coding sequence ATGAACTTGTCGACTGAACACTGGGAACAGGAAGACGTCTTCGCCGCCGACGCCGCCCTGTCGGAACGCGTCTCCTTCATCCAGAAAACCTACCTTCACGTCTTCGGCGCCACCGCCCTCTTCGCCGGAATGCTGTGGGTCTTCGTCTCCACGCCTGAGATCAGCACGCCGATCGCCCGGCTCTTCTTCGGCGGCGGCTGGTGGGCCATCCTCATCGGCTTCATGGCCATCAGCTGGGTCGCCCAGTCCATGGCCCGCCGCCAGACGAACGTCGGCCTCCAGTACTGCGGACTCGGCCTCTACGCCATCGCCGAAGCGGTCTTCTTCACCCCGCTCATGATGTACATCACCATGATGCGCAACGGCGGCGAAGTCCTCACCCAGGCGGTCGCCCTCACGATCACGATCTTCGGCGGCCTGACAATCGTCGTCTTCCTGACGAAGACAGACTTCTCGTTCCTCCGCGGAATCCTGACGGTCGCCATGTGGGCCGCCATCGGCGTGATGGTCCTCTCGATCTTCACCCCCATCACCCTCGGAACCTGGTTCGTCGTGGCGATGATCGTCCTCATGAGCGGCTTCATCCTCTACGAAACCTCCGACGTGATGCGGACCTTCCCGACGAACATGCACGTCGCCGCCGCCCTGATGCTCTTCAGCTCGCTGACGACCCTCTTCTGGTACGTCCTCCGCCTGACGGCCATCATGAACTCGGACGACTGA
- a CDS encoding PAS domain-containing hybrid sensor histidine kinase/response regulator, with protein MTFNVTSIDWWSVLICAAFVAVLQPLLQSAARQVRRLFGHVDALLERQSPAPASAAPPQWTSIAAQKNPSEPTGDYSHILQIIDAEIAAREAASSALREAEARYRSIFENSVEGIFQTTPDGRYLSANPALARIYGYNSPSELIGSIGNIERQLYVDPDRRHEFARRLTQSDVVTGFESEVYRRDGSVIWISENARAIRDAGDQIVRYEGTVVDITERKQLDDFRRQKETADAANQAKSTFLARMSHEIRTPLNGVIGMLELLRSSPLDGRQQHHVQIARTSADVLLGLINQLLDFSKIEAGKLELESVEFDVQTLVDDVIEMFGHKAQDKGIELTAHVLPEVPRLAQGDPERIRQMLINLVNNALKFTERGEVSIQVSREESGEIRFSVRDTGIGLTPPQKERLFSPFMQADASTTRKYGGTGLGLAICRQLAELMGGCIEVDSEPGSGSTFWFRIPLRAAADSERPRLTVPANLARLRVLAVDDNVTNLTILHDQLTQWTFRPTLLSDPTKVLAELRQGQVEGDPYRLVILDHQMPGMDGEKVARAIRREAGLGRVPLLMLTSADNPLSREIREQAGLAACISKPVRESRLFDTIISTLNPESRRQDRPGASPRHDLTPSPVHRGKLLLAEDNDINQLVAVQILQNAGWDVDVADDGQAAVDAVLRTRYDAVLMDCQMPILDGLEATREIRRLEQDGSLSVQACRPLPIIALTANASTGDRDRCLAAGMGAFVSKPIVVDQLLGVLNDLTAVSAAARIEQPAAAVLSTLPTLSAADESVLQETFEGIPEPVAPAILLDDLLQRCSGNETFARKILEKFRQRMPTSIDAICEAAMNCHHATCGPLAHALKGASASVGAARISAAAAELEQWSKRHDAGNPAWYVAQLREEQRICEEWFAATTSEPNWLTARSAGETSLAATRSFAASSLT; from the coding sequence ATGACCTTCAACGTCACGTCGATCGACTGGTGGTCCGTCCTGATCTGTGCCGCCTTCGTGGCGGTCCTGCAGCCGCTCCTCCAATCCGCCGCGCGGCAGGTCCGCCGGCTCTTCGGCCATGTCGACGCCCTCCTCGAGCGGCAGTCGCCGGCCCCCGCCTCCGCGGCCCCGCCGCAGTGGACCTCCATCGCCGCACAGAAGAACCCGTCCGAACCGACGGGCGACTACAGCCACATCCTGCAGATCATCGACGCCGAGATCGCCGCCCGCGAAGCCGCCTCGTCCGCCCTCCGCGAAGCGGAAGCCCGCTACCGCAGCATCTTCGAGAACAGCGTCGAGGGAATCTTCCAGACCACCCCCGACGGCCGCTACCTCTCCGCCAATCCCGCCCTGGCCCGCATCTACGGCTACAACTCTCCGTCCGAGCTGATCGGCAGCATCGGGAACATCGAACGGCAGCTCTACGTCGATCCCGATCGGCGGCATGAGTTCGCCCGCCGCCTGACCCAGTCCGACGTCGTGACCGGCTTCGAGTCCGAGGTCTATCGCCGCGACGGCTCCGTCATCTGGATCTCCGAGAACGCCCGCGCCATCCGCGACGCCGGAGATCAGATCGTCCGCTACGAGGGGACCGTCGTCGACATCACCGAGCGGAAGCAGCTCGACGACTTCCGCCGCCAGAAGGAGACGGCTGACGCCGCCAACCAGGCCAAGTCGACCTTCCTGGCCCGCATGAGCCACGAGATCCGGACGCCGCTCAACGGTGTGATCGGGATGCTCGAGCTCCTCCGCTCCTCGCCGCTTGACGGGCGGCAGCAGCACCACGTCCAGATCGCCCGCACCTCGGCGGACGTCCTCCTCGGCCTCATCAACCAGCTCCTCGACTTCTCCAAGATCGAGGCGGGGAAGCTGGAGCTGGAGTCGGTCGAGTTCGACGTCCAGACCCTCGTGGACGACGTCATCGAGATGTTCGGCCACAAGGCCCAGGACAAGGGGATCGAGCTGACCGCCCACGTCCTCCCGGAAGTCCCCCGGCTCGCCCAGGGAGACCCGGAGCGGATCCGGCAGATGCTCATCAACCTCGTCAACAACGCCCTCAAGTTCACCGAGCGGGGCGAAGTCAGCATTCAGGTCTCCCGCGAAGAGAGCGGCGAGATCCGCTTCTCGGTCCGGGACACCGGCATCGGCCTGACTCCCCCCCAGAAGGAGCGGCTCTTCTCCCCCTTCATGCAGGCGGACGCCTCGACGACCCGCAAGTACGGCGGGACGGGGCTGGGGCTCGCCATCTGCCGGCAGCTCGCGGAACTGATGGGGGGCTGCATCGAAGTCGACAGCGAGCCGGGAAGCGGTTCGACCTTCTGGTTCCGGATCCCGCTGCGGGCGGCCGCCGACTCTGAGCGGCCGCGGCTGACCGTCCCGGCCAACCTGGCGCGGCTCCGCGTCCTGGCGGTCGACGACAACGTCACGAACCTGACGATCCTGCACGACCAGCTCACGCAGTGGACGTTCCGTCCCACGCTGCTCAGCGATCCCACGAAAGTCCTGGCTGAGCTCCGGCAGGGACAGGTCGAAGGGGACCCGTACCGCCTCGTGATCCTCGACCACCAGATGCCGGGGATGGACGGCGAGAAGGTGGCCCGCGCCATCCGCCGCGAGGCGGGGCTCGGCCGCGTCCCGCTCCTGATGCTCACCTCCGCCGACAATCCCCTCTCGCGGGAGATCCGCGAGCAGGCCGGTCTGGCCGCCTGCATCAGCAAGCCGGTCCGCGAATCGCGGCTGTTCGACACGATCATCTCGACGCTCAATCCGGAGTCGCGCCGCCAGGACCGCCCCGGCGCCTCCCCCCGCCACGACCTGACCCCTTCCCCCGTCCACCGCGGGAAGCTGCTCCTGGCGGAAGACAACGACATCAACCAGCTCGTCGCCGTCCAGATCCTGCAGAACGCCGGATGGGACGTCGACGTGGCGGATGACGGCCAGGCGGCGGTCGACGCCGTCCTCCGCACGCGGTACGACGCCGTCCTGATGGACTGCCAGATGCCGATCCTCGACGGCCTCGAAGCGACGCGGGAGATCCGCCGGCTCGAGCAGGACGGAAGCCTGTCGGTCCAGGCCTGCCGCCCGCTGCCGATCATCGCCCTCACAGCCAACGCCAGTACCGGCGACCGCGACCGCTGCCTCGCGGCCGGCATGGGGGCGTTCGTCTCGAAGCCGATCGTGGTCGACCAGCTCCTCGGCGTCCTGAACGACCTGACGGCCGTCAGCGCGGCGGCCCGCATCGAACAGCCGGCCGCGGCCGTGCTCAGCACGCTCCCGACGCTCTCCGCCGCCGATGAGTCGGTCCTGCAGGAGACCTTCGAGGGCATCCCGGAGCCGGTCGCCCCGGCGATCCTGCTCGACGACCTGCTGCAGCGGTGCTCCGGCAACGAAACCTTCGCCCGCAAGATCCTCGAAAAGTTCCGGCAGCGGATGCCGACATCGATCGACGCGATCTGCGAGGCGGCCATGAATTGCCACCACGCCACCTGCGGTCCGCTGGCTCACGCCCTCAAGGGGGCCTCCGCCAGCGTCGGAGCGGCCCGGATCAGCGCCGCCGCCGCGGAGCTGGAACAGTGGTCCAAGCGGCACGACGCCGGCAACCCGGCCTGGTACGTCGCCCAGCTCCGCGAGGAGCAGCGGATCTGCGAGGAGTGGTTCGCCGCGACGACTTCCGAGCCGAACTGGCTGACGGCCCGTTCCGCAGGCGAGACGTCCCTCGCCGCCACCCGGTCCTTCGCCGCATCGAGCCTGACCTGA
- a CDS encoding HD-GYP domain-containing protein, protein MNVLIADDDEISRDLLEHLLRRAGYEVHAVDNGVDALDAIREQNFRLVITDWDMPRLNGIDLCRQIRSTDVNGYVYVIVLTSHRGASAIVEGMSAGADDFVSKPFHPQELLVRLRAGERVLALETREMLIFSLARLAESRDPETGQHLERVQRYSRVLSQRMSRNSKFQGQIDAEFIRLVYQTSPLHDIGKVGIPDSVLLKPGKLTRAEFEVMKKHTLFGAQTLDAALDRFPEARFLRMARNIAAHHHERWDGTGYPEGLSGEDIPLCARIVALADVYDALTSKRVYKDAFGHDKAKALIEKDCGSHFDPDVVHAFLESEDEFIRIQREFSNIVDENVYYGEYTATGPLVSV, encoded by the coding sequence ATGAATGTCCTGATTGCCGACGACGATGAAATTTCCCGCGACCTCCTGGAGCACCTGCTCCGCCGGGCGGGATACGAAGTCCACGCCGTGGACAATGGCGTGGATGCCCTCGACGCGATCCGGGAGCAGAACTTCCGGCTCGTCATCACCGACTGGGACATGCCGCGGCTCAACGGCATCGACCTGTGCCGCCAGATCCGGTCCACCGACGTGAACGGGTACGTCTACGTCATCGTCCTGACGAGCCACCGCGGCGCGTCGGCGATCGTCGAAGGGATGTCAGCGGGCGCGGATGACTTCGTCTCGAAGCCCTTCCATCCGCAGGAGCTCCTCGTGCGGCTGCGGGCCGGCGAGCGGGTCCTGGCCCTCGAAACCCGCGAGATGCTGATCTTCTCGCTCGCCCGGCTGGCGGAGTCCCGCGATCCCGAGACCGGACAACACCTGGAGCGGGTCCAGCGGTACTCCCGCGTCCTGTCGCAGCGGATGTCGCGGAACTCCAAGTTCCAGGGGCAGATCGACGCGGAGTTCATTCGGCTCGTGTATCAGACGAGTCCGCTGCACGACATCGGCAAGGTCGGCATTCCGGACTCGGTGCTGCTGAAGCCGGGGAAGCTGACGCGGGCCGAGTTCGAGGTCATGAAGAAGCACACGCTCTTCGGAGCGCAGACGCTCGATGCCGCGCTGGACCGGTTTCCGGAGGCCCGTTTCCTGCGGATGGCCCGGAACATCGCCGCGCACCATCACGAGCGGTGGGACGGCACGGGCTATCCTGAAGGACTCTCGGGGGAAGACATCCCGCTCTGCGCCCGGATCGTCGCTCTGGCGGACGTCTACGATGCGCTGACGAGCAAGCGGGTCTACAAGGATGCCTTTGGCCATGACAAGGCGAAGGCCCTGATCGAGAAGGATTGCGGAAGCCACTTCGACCCGGACGTCGTTCACGCCTTCCTGGAGTCCGAAGACGAGTTCATCCGCATCCAGCGGGAGTTTTCGAACATCGTCGATGAGAACGTCTACTACGGGGAGTACACGGCGACGGGACCGCTGGTGAGCGTTTGA
- the proB gene encoding glutamate 5-kinase, producing MSAAIRRSVLDAARTVVIKIGTNALSKADDTLDTDRIAGIAEQVVRWRKTGRRVVVVSSGAIGAGIGLLGLEERPKDLPHLQAAASVGQAHLIGAYDEALQKHGLHASQILLTANDFRRRTRYLNMKNTLNALFEYDVIPIINENDTVSIDEIKFGDNDRLAAMVTNLVERPLLIILSVINGLYDGPPDEPGSQVIPLVERWDEALRRLAASTKSSRGTGGMATKLESMRMATTAGENAIIANGTDPRILDKILDGQEVGTLFLASRAPLPAWKRWIGYTVNPSGQLHLDEGATKAVQQNGKSLLAIGIRSVAGNFSKGDRVSLLNPEGQEVARGLTHYDSPTLQQIAGKKIAEVQALLGESVEPEVIHRDNLVVM from the coding sequence ATGTCCGCCGCGATTCGCCGATCCGTCCTCGACGCCGCCCGGACCGTCGTCATCAAGATCGGCACCAACGCCCTCTCCAAGGCCGACGACACCCTCGACACCGACCGCATCGCCGGGATCGCCGAACAGGTCGTCCGCTGGCGGAAGACCGGCCGCCGCGTCGTCGTCGTCTCCAGCGGAGCGATCGGCGCCGGGATCGGCCTCCTGGGCCTCGAAGAACGCCCCAAAGACCTTCCGCATCTTCAGGCTGCCGCTTCAGTCGGACAGGCGCATCTTATCGGAGCCTACGACGAGGCGCTCCAGAAGCACGGCCTGCACGCCTCGCAGATCCTGCTGACGGCGAACGATTTCCGCCGCCGGACGCGGTATCTCAATATGAAGAACACGCTCAACGCGCTGTTCGAGTACGACGTCATCCCGATCATCAACGAGAACGACACCGTCAGCATCGACGAGATCAAGTTCGGCGACAACGACCGCCTCGCCGCCATGGTCACCAACCTCGTCGAGCGCCCGCTGCTCATCATCCTCTCCGTCATCAACGGCCTGTACGACGGCCCCCCGGACGAACCGGGCTCCCAGGTCATCCCGCTCGTCGAACGCTGGGACGAGGCGCTGCGGCGGCTGGCTGCCTCGACCAAGAGCTCGCGCGGGACCGGCGGCATGGCGACCAAACTCGAATCGATGCGGATGGCGACCACCGCCGGCGAGAACGCCATCATCGCCAACGGGACCGACCCCCGGATCCTCGACAAGATCCTCGACGGCCAGGAAGTCGGAACCCTGTTCCTCGCCTCCCGCGCGCCGCTCCCCGCCTGGAAGCGGTGGATCGGCTACACGGTGAATCCGTCGGGCCAGCTCCATCTGGACGAAGGGGCCACCAAGGCGGTCCAGCAGAACGGCAAGTCGCTCCTGGCGATCGGGATCCGGAGCGTCGCCGGCAATTTCTCGAAGGGGGACCGCGTCTCGCTCCTCAATCCCGAGGGACAGGAAGTCGCCCGCGGCCTGACGCATTACGACTCTCCGACGTTGCAGCAGATCGCGGGGAAGAAGATCGCCGAGGTCCAGGCGCTGCTCGGCGAATCGGTCGAGCCGGAAGTCATCCATCGCGACAACCTGGTCGTCATGTAA